The following are encoded in a window of Streptococcus pasteurianus genomic DNA:
- a CDS encoding cupin domain-containing protein produces MTDKATFDKENVFGQGQPNDTFAQYFDGQSFLNPLVDPDSPLHLANVTFEPGCRNHWHVHNADKGGGQILICIAGQGWYQEEGKEAVSLEPGKVIVIPANTKHWHGAKKDSWFSHISVEVPGENTSNTWLEAVSDDDYNAL; encoded by the coding sequence ATGACAGATAAAGCAACTTTTGACAAAGAAAATGTATTCGGACAAGGACAACCAAATGACACTTTTGCGCAATATTTTGACGGACAATCATTCTTGAACCCATTGGTTGATCCTGACTCACCTCTTCATTTGGCGAATGTCACTTTTGAACCTGGTTGTCGCAACCATTGGCATGTTCACAATGCTGATAAAGGTGGCGGACAAATTTTGATTTGTATAGCAGGTCAAGGTTGGTATCAAGAAGAAGGAAAAGAAGCTGTGAGCCTTGAACCAGGGAAAGTTATCGTGATTCCAGCCAATACAAAACATTGGCATGGCGCTAAAAAAGATTCATGGTTTAGCCATATTTCAGTGGAAGTTCCTGGCGAAAACACGTCAAATACTTGGCTAGAAGCCGTTAGCGACGACGATTACAACGCCCTTTAA
- the nmlR gene encoding stress response transcriptional regulator NmlR: MNIKKVSEQTGISADTIRYYERIGLLPRVTRNKSGVRDFSERDIATLEFVRCFRKAGMSVESLIEYMALVEEGDGTEGARMTLLEEQRDKLAERIAELQSAHDRLNHKIENYQNIILKKEQALFEDDENE, encoded by the coding sequence ATGAATATCAAAAAAGTAAGCGAACAGACAGGAATTTCAGCAGATACCATTCGCTATTATGAACGAATTGGCTTGCTTCCTCGAGTAACGCGTAATAAATCAGGAGTCCGTGATTTTTCAGAGCGTGACATCGCCACTTTGGAATTTGTTCGTTGTTTCAGAAAAGCAGGCATGAGCGTTGAATCTTTAATTGAATACATGGCCTTGGTGGAAGAAGGTGACGGAACTGAAGGGGCACGCATGACTTTGCTTGAAGAACAACGTGATAAATTGGCAGAACGTATTGCTGAATTGCAAAGTGCACATGATAGGCTCAATCACAAAATTGAAAATTATCAAAACATCATCCTCAAAAAAGAACAAGCTCTATTTGAAGATGACGAAAATGAGTAA
- a CDS encoding NAD(P)H-binding protein, whose amino-acid sequence MTNVVIIGATGSLGRSLHEELKDNTAYDITLFSRHAESLVLASNEKAINGSATSSNDLDSVIAGQDIVFVALSGDLPKMAFEIVSSMKYNKVKRIIFVSSMGIYGEVAGEPKGIVAPILKPYRKAADIVEQSGLDYTILRPGWFDNGQDSTCQITQKGETFYGHDVSRKAIVTLVKHIIDQPETYLNTSLGLYR is encoded by the coding sequence ATGACAAACGTAGTAATTATTGGCGCAACTGGGTCATTAGGACGCAGTTTGCATGAAGAATTAAAAGATAATACTGCATATGATATAACCTTATTTTCACGTCACGCAGAAAGTTTAGTTTTAGCAAGCAATGAAAAAGCTATCAACGGCTCAGCAACATCTAGCAATGATTTAGATAGTGTTATCGCAGGACAAGACATAGTTTTTGTAGCTTTGTCTGGTGACCTTCCCAAAATGGCATTTGAAATTGTATCTAGTATGAAGTATAACAAAGTCAAAAGAATTATTTTTGTCTCATCAATGGGCATTTATGGGGAAGTGGCAGGAGAACCAAAAGGTATTGTCGCACCGATTCTTAAACCATATCGCAAAGCGGCAGACATTGTTGAACAGTCAGGGCTTGATTACACGATTTTACGCCCAGGGTGGTTTGACAATGGCCAAGATAGCACATGTCAGATTACACAAAAGGGTGAGACTTTCTATGGACATGATGTTTCTCGCAAAGCAATCGTGACACTCGTAAAACACATCATTGACCAACCAGAAACTTATCTTAACACCAGCTTAGGCTTGTATCGTTAA
- a CDS encoding aldo/keto reductase — protein sequence MDYKTLSNGVKMPILGFGVYQVPDLDECERVVSDAISIGYRSIDTAQAYMNEEAVGNAIRKSGNAREEFFITTKIWISNYGYEKAKASLDASLAKLQTDYIDLVLLHQPFGDYYGAYRAMEEYYKAGKIKAIGISNFAPDRVADLAIFADVTPMVNQVETHVFNQQSNARKTMDEYGVQIESWGPFAEGRNDFFTNETLVAIGQKYQKSAAQVALRYLIQRDVIVIPKTVHKNRMEQNFDVFDFILTDDDMAEILKLDMGESQFFSHADPETVKMISSFKI from the coding sequence ATGGATTACAAAACGTTATCAAATGGTGTTAAAATGCCGATTTTAGGATTTGGTGTGTATCAAGTGCCAGATCTTGACGAATGTGAGCGCGTGGTTAGTGATGCGATTTCGATTGGTTACCGCTCAATTGACACCGCTCAAGCTTATATGAATGAAGAAGCTGTTGGAAATGCTATCCGCAAGTCTGGTAATGCGCGTGAAGAATTTTTCATCACAACTAAAATTTGGATTAGCAATTATGGCTATGAAAAAGCCAAAGCTTCTCTTGATGCTTCTTTAGCGAAACTTCAAACAGACTACATTGATTTGGTGCTTTTACATCAACCATTTGGTGATTATTATGGTGCTTATCGTGCCATGGAAGAATATTACAAAGCTGGTAAAATCAAAGCAATCGGCATCAGCAATTTTGCACCAGACCGTGTAGCAGATTTGGCTATTTTTGCGGATGTCACTCCAATGGTTAACCAAGTTGAAACGCATGTTTTCAATCAACAATCAAATGCTCGCAAAACAATGGACGAATATGGTGTTCAAATCGAATCTTGGGGACCATTTGCAGAAGGGCGCAATGATTTCTTTACCAATGAAACACTTGTTGCGATTGGACAAAAATATCAAAAATCAGCTGCGCAAGTTGCCCTACGTTACTTGATTCAACGTGATGTTATTGTCATTCCTAAAACAGTTCATAAAAATCGTATGGAACAAAATTTTGATGTCTTTGACTTTATTTTAACAGATGATGACATGGCAGAAATTTTGAAACTTGATATGGGTGAAAGCCAATTCTTCTCACATGCTGACCCTGAAACAGTTAAAATGATTAGCTCGTTTAAGATTTAA
- a CDS encoding carboxymuconolactone decarboxylase family protein: MTIKQTAGRDQLGEFAPEFAHFNDDVLFGENWNNNDIDLKTRCIITVVALMASGITDNSLKFHLQNAKANGVSKEEIAAVITHVAFYAGWPKGWAVFNLAKEVWNED, from the coding sequence ATGACAATTAAACAAACAGCAGGACGTGACCAATTGGGTGAATTTGCACCAGAATTTGCACATTTTAATGATGATGTGCTCTTTGGTGAAAACTGGAATAATAACGATATTGATTTAAAAACACGCTGTATCATCACAGTTGTGGCACTTATGGCATCAGGCATTACAGACAACTCACTAAAATTCCATTTGCAAAATGCGAAAGCTAACGGTGTTAGCAAAGAAGAAATTGCAGCAGTCATTACACACGTGGCTTTCTATGCAGGTTGGCCAAAAGGCTGGGCAGTCTTTAACCTTGCCAAAGAAGTTTGGAATGAAGATTAA
- a CDS encoding nuclear transport factor 2 family protein, translated as MIEGILKNRYRQVNNAMVAKDTKTLAELIAPDSVLVHMMGYVQPVKEWLGQIESEEMGYYAWQEDAIKAIYIADNTASLVGQSRVKAQIWRAESATWRLQIKMDFEKIDNDWKIIKQSASTY; from the coding sequence ATGATTGAAGGGATCCTAAAAAATCGTTATCGTCAAGTCAACAATGCCATGGTCGCAAAAGACACGAAAACCTTGGCTGAATTGATAGCGCCTGACTCAGTTCTCGTTCATATGATGGGTTATGTACAACCTGTGAAAGAATGGCTAGGGCAAATTGAGAGTGAAGAAATGGGCTATTATGCATGGCAAGAAGATGCCATAAAAGCCATTTATATCGCTGACAATACAGCTAGTCTTGTTGGGCAAAGTCGTGTCAAAGCACAAATTTGGAGAGCAGAATCAGCCACTTGGCGCCTGCAAATAAAAATGGATTTTGAAAAGATTGACAATGATTGGAAAATCATCAAACAAAGTGCAAGCACTTATTAG